A genomic region of Fusarium falciforme chromosome 4, complete sequence contains the following coding sequences:
- a CDS encoding 40S ribosomal protein S18: MSLVSGEKSNFQFILRLLNTNVDGKQKVMYALTKIKGVGRRYSNLVCKKADVDLNKRAGELTSEELERIVTIIQNPTQYKIPTWFLNRQRDIVDGKDSHILANGVDSKLREDLERLKKIRAHRGLRHYWGLRVRGQHTKTTGRRGRTVGVSKKKGG; this comes from the exons ATGTCGCTCGTCTCGGGAGAGAAGTCGAACTTCCAGTTC ATTCTCCgtcttctcaacaccaatgTCGACGGAAAGCAGAAGGTTATGTACGCCTTGACCAAGATCAAGGGTGTCGGCCGCCGATACTCCAACTTGGTCTGCAAGAAGGCCGATGTCGATCTGAACAAGCG TGCTGGTGAGCTCACCTCTGAGGAGCTCGAGCGAATCGTCACCATCATCCAGAACCCCACCCAGTACAAGATCCCCACGTGGTTCCTGAACCGACAGCGCGATATCGTCGATGGCAAGGACTCCCACATTCTTGCCAACGGTGTCGACTCCAAGCTCCGTGAGGATCTCGAGCGCCTCAAGAAGATCCGCGCTCACCGCGGTCTCCGACACTACTGGGGTCTCCGTGTCCGTGGTCAGCACACCAAGACCACTGGTCGCCGTGGCCGGACCGTCGGTgtctccaagaagaagggtggttaa
- a CDS encoding Carboxypeptidase Y-like protein A, with amino-acid sequence MRLSTSALVLGAASSAVALDQKILGDLKKPAIDLDLNSWMNFGEEITAEAKAVWEEVSMLAPDAVEAFKKQVLGTKPKKANRRPDNHWDHVVKGADVQAIWVDKNNEKHRKVGGRLDNYNLRAKKVDPSKLGVDKVKQYSGYLDDEEQDKHLFYWFFESRNDPENDPVVLWLNGGPGCSSLTGLFLELGPASINKKIEIVNNPWSWNNNASVIFLDQPVNVGYSYSGGSVSNTVAAGKDIYALLTLFFHQFPEYAKQDFHIAGESYAGHYIPVFANEILSHEDRNINLKSVLIGNGLTDGYTQYEYYRPMACGEGGYPSVLSESECQSMDNALPRCQSLIKGCYESGSAWSCVPASIYCNNAMMGPYQRTGRNVYDIRGNCEDSSNLCYSGLGYIAEYLNRQDVQDALGAEVSSYDSCNMDINRNFLFAGDWMQPYHQVVPNVLEKIPVLIYAGDADFICNWLGNQAWTNKLEWPGHKDFKNADIKNLKVDGKEYGKVKTSGNFTFMQIYGAGHMVPMDQPEASSDFFNRWLGGEWF; translated from the exons ATGCGTTTGTCCACCTCCGCCCTCGTCCTGGGCGCTGCGTCGTCGGCCGTCGCCCTCGACCAGAAGATCCTCGGCGACTTGAAGAAGCCCGCCATTGATCTCGATCTGAATTCATGGATGAACTTTGGTGAGGAGATCactgccgaggccaaggccgttTGGGAGGAGGTTTCTATGCTTGCCCCCGACGCTGTCGAGGCCTTCAAGAAGCAGGTTCTCGgcaccaagcccaagaaggccaaccGCCGTCCCGACAACCACTGGGATCACGTCGTCAAGGGCGCCGACGTCCAGGCCATCTGGGTCGATAAGAACAACGAGAAGCACCGCAAGGTCGGCGGAAGACTCGACAACTACAACCTCCGTGCCAAGAAGGTCGACCCTTCCAAGCTCGGtgttgacaaggtcaagcagTACAGCGGTTAcctcgatgacgaggagcagGACAAGCACCTCTTCTACT GGTTCTTTGAGTCGCGCAATGACCCCGAAAACGACCCTGTCGTCCTCTGGCTCAACGGCGGCCCCGGCTGCTCATCGCTGACCGGTCTCTTCCTCGAGCTCGGCCCTGCCTCCATCAACAAGAAGATTGAGATTGTCAACAACCCTTGGTCTTGGAACAACAACGCTtccgtcatcttcctcgaccAGCCCGTCAACGTCGGTTACTCGTACAGTGGCGGCTCCGTGAGCAACACTGTCGCCGCCGGCAAGGACATTTATGCCCTTCTTACCCTCTTCTTCCACCAGTTCCCCGAGTATGCTAAGCAGGACTTCCACATTGCTGGAGAGTCTTATGCCGGTCACTACATCCCTGTCTTTGCCAACGAGATTCTCTCCCACGAGGATCGCAACATCAACCTGAAGAGTGTTCTGATTGGCAACGGTCTCACCGATGGCTACACCCAGTACGAATACTACCGCCCCATGGCCTGTGGTGAGGGTGGCTACCCCTCTGTCCTCAGCGAGAGCGAGTGCCAGTCCATGGACAACGCTCTGCCTCGCTGCCAGTCTCTGATCAAGGGCTGCTACGAGTCCGGCAGCGCCTGGTCTTGCGTGCCCGCCAGCATCTACTGCAACAACGCCATGATGGGTCCCTACCAGCGCACTGGCCGCAACGTCTATGATATCCGAGGCAACTGTGAGGATAGCTCCAACCTGTGCTACTCTGGTCTGGGCTACATCGCCGAGTACCTCAACCGCCAGGATGTTCAGGACGCTCTCGGCGCCGAGGTCAGCAGCTACGACAGCTGCAACATGGACATCAACCGAAACTTCCTCTTTGCTGGTGACTGGATGCAGCCTTACCACCAGGTTGTCCCCAACGTTCTTGAGAAGATCCCCGTTCTTATCTATGCCGGTGACGCCGACTTCATCTGCAACTGGCTGGGCAACCAGGCCTGGACCAACAAGCTCGAGTGGCCCGGCCACAAGGACTTCAAGAATGCCGATATCAAGAACCTTAAGGTCGACGGCAAGGAGTAtggcaaggtcaagacgAGCGGCAACTTTACCTTTATGCAGATCTACGGCGCCGGCCACATGGTCCCCATGGACCAGCCTGAGGCGTCTTCTGACTTCTTCAACCGCTGGCTCGGCGGAGAGTGGTTCTAA